A genome region from Paludibacterium sp. B53371 includes the following:
- a CDS encoding LysR family transcriptional regulator, which produces MMARMDFNTLQTFVVVARERSFTRAAAQLGVSQSALSHAIRGLEERLGLRLLTRTTRGVSPTEAGERLLSNIGPYYEGIEFELAALSELKEKPAGTVRITSHDHAVDTVLWPRLKDLLHDYPEIKVEINIHYGLIDIVAERFDAGVRSGDQVAKDMVAVRIGPDYRLAVACSPDYLAGRSRPLIPQDLATHACIGLRLPTHGGLYAWEFEKDGKALEVRIDGQFVFNTTPQMLRAALAGYGMAYVPEDLLAPYLARGELVTVLEDWWPTLTGYHLYYPSRRQSSPAFALLVEALRYRR; this is translated from the coding sequence ATGATGGCGCGTATGGACTTCAACACCTTGCAAACTTTCGTCGTCGTGGCGCGCGAGCGCAGCTTTACCCGGGCGGCGGCGCAGCTTGGGGTCTCGCAGTCGGCACTGAGCCATGCAATTCGTGGCCTGGAAGAGCGCCTTGGCCTTCGACTACTCACGCGCACCACCCGCGGGGTCTCTCCCACCGAGGCGGGGGAGCGCTTGTTGTCCAATATCGGTCCCTATTACGAAGGGATTGAGTTTGAGCTGGCGGCGCTGAGCGAGCTGAAAGAGAAACCGGCCGGCACGGTGCGCATCACCTCGCACGATCATGCGGTGGATACCGTCCTGTGGCCCAGGTTAAAAGACCTGCTGCACGATTACCCTGAGATCAAGGTCGAGATCAATATCCACTATGGGCTGATCGACATCGTTGCGGAGCGCTTCGATGCCGGGGTGCGCAGTGGCGACCAGGTGGCCAAGGACATGGTCGCCGTGCGGATCGGACCGGACTATCGTCTCGCCGTTGCCTGCTCCCCCGATTATCTGGCCGGCCGGTCCAGGCCGCTCATCCCGCAGGATCTGGCCACGCATGCGTGCATTGGCCTGCGTTTGCCGACCCACGGCGGCCTGTATGCCTGGGAGTTCGAGAAAGACGGCAAGGCGCTGGAGGTGCGTATCGATGGCCAGTTCGTGTTCAATACCACGCCACAGATGCTGCGCGCTGCCTTGGCCGGTTATGGCATGGCCTATGTGCCCGAAGATCTGCTTGCGCCCTATCTTGCGCGAGGCGAACTGGTGACGGTGCTGGAGGACTGGTGGCCCACCCTGACCGGATACCACCTGTACTATCCCAGCCGTCGGCAGTCTTCTCCGGCGTTTGCCTTGCTGGTCGAAGCGTTGCGCTATCGGCGTTGA
- a CDS encoding carboxymuconolactone decarboxylase family protein: MNQPKVTAGRDQLGDFAPQFAALNDDVLFGQIWSRDTELSARDRSLITVTALMASGMLDSALDFHLQTARRNGITREEIVAVITHLAFYAGWPKAWAAFRMARAIWQQD; the protein is encoded by the coding sequence ATGAACCAACCCAAAGTAACGGCCGGCCGGGATCAACTGGGTGATTTTGCCCCCCAGTTTGCCGCGCTCAACGACGATGTGCTGTTCGGTCAGATCTGGTCACGAGACACCGAGCTTTCAGCCCGAGACCGCAGCCTGATCACCGTGACTGCGCTGATGGCCAGCGGCATGCTCGACAGCGCACTTGACTTCCATTTGCAGACCGCCAGGCGCAACGGGATCACCCGGGAAGAAATCGTGGCGGTGATCACTCACCTGGCTTTTTACGCGGGCTGGCCCAAAGCCTGGGCCGCCTTCCGTATGGCCCGGGCGATTTGGCAGCAAGACTGA
- a CDS encoding cupin domain-containing protein, whose product MKYTDQNEFEKANVFGTGMPNEAYAQYFSGASFLNALVPPGEAPLFLANVTFAPGCRNHWHIHHARQGGGQMLICTAGEGWYQQEGEDAISLKEGVCVYIPAGVKHWHGAKADSWFSHIAVEIPGLEGRNEWLEPVSDAVYDAL is encoded by the coding sequence ATGAAATACACAGATCAGAACGAGTTTGAAAAAGCCAATGTGTTTGGCACCGGCATGCCCAATGAGGCCTATGCGCAATACTTCTCCGGTGCGTCCTTCCTGAATGCACTGGTTCCGCCGGGAGAGGCCCCGCTGTTTCTGGCCAATGTCACTTTTGCCCCTGGCTGCCGGAATCACTGGCATATCCATCACGCCAGGCAGGGGGGCGGCCAGATGCTGATCTGTACCGCGGGGGAAGGCTGGTATCAACAGGAAGGGGAAGACGCCATCAGCCTGAAGGAAGGCGTCTGTGTCTATATCCCGGCAGGCGTGAAGCATTGGCACGGGGCCAAAGCCGATAGCTGGTTCAGCCACATTGCGGTCGAGATTCCGGGGCTTGAAGGCCGCAATGAGTGGCTGGAGCCGGTCAGCGACGCGGTCTACGACGCCCTGTGA
- a CDS encoding LysR family transcriptional regulator, protein MQKNTKNPGAEKRGLQWDDIRYFLELARTGSLSGAARRLKVEHSTVARRVEALEQSLGIRLFDRLPKAWTLTTEGETLVAQAGRLDDEAQAFSRIALGVSSLQGTVRISAPPVLAGHFLVPRLAAIRSRWQNIELEVIGESREANLARGEADLAIRMSRPTAPGLAARCIGDMGYGLYAAHGYTSRPAEAWAFLGYDDHLVQVPQQRWLAQFAGSRPFVFRSNDLAALLNAARAGLGIAVLPHFLAAGDEALALLVNPACPTVRQIWLAMHPDVKRSPRVRLLADLLAELVGEAQALLSGARPG, encoded by the coding sequence GTGCAAAAAAACACAAAAAATCCTGGTGCTGAGAAGCGTGGCCTGCAATGGGATGACATCCGCTACTTCCTCGAGCTTGCGCGCACTGGCAGCCTGTCGGGTGCCGCCCGGCGGCTCAAGGTCGAACACTCGACCGTCGCGAGACGGGTCGAGGCGCTGGAGCAGTCTCTGGGTATCCGGCTCTTTGACCGCTTGCCCAAAGCGTGGACATTGACGACGGAAGGCGAAACCCTGGTCGCCCAGGCCGGTCGGCTCGATGACGAGGCGCAGGCATTCTCGCGGATTGCCCTCGGCGTTTCATCCCTGCAGGGAACAGTCCGCATCTCCGCGCCCCCGGTGCTGGCCGGGCATTTTCTGGTGCCTCGCCTGGCCGCCATCCGCTCACGCTGGCAGAACATCGAACTGGAAGTGATTGGTGAATCGCGCGAGGCCAATCTGGCACGGGGGGAGGCCGACCTGGCCATCAGGATGTCGCGCCCCACGGCGCCGGGCCTGGCTGCCCGTTGCATCGGGGACATGGGATACGGACTGTATGCTGCCCATGGTTATACCAGCAGGCCCGCAGAAGCGTGGGCGTTTCTCGGTTACGACGATCACCTTGTCCAGGTGCCGCAGCAGCGATGGCTGGCTCAGTTTGCCGGCTCGCGGCCTTTCGTCTTCAGAAGCAACGATCTGGCGGCATTGCTCAATGCTGCTCGCGCCGGATTGGGCATTGCCGTGCTGCCGCATTTTCTGGCTGCCGGCGATGAGGCTCTGGCGTTGCTCGTCAACCCGGCCTGCCCGACGGTTCGGCAGATCTGGCTGGCGATGCATCCTGACGTCAAACGCTCGCCACGGGTACGGCTGCTTGCCGATCTTCTGGCGGAGTTGGTCGGTGAAGCGCAAGCCCTGCTGTCTGGCGCCCGGCCGGGCTGA